The following are encoded in a window of Lactobacillus intestinalis genomic DNA:
- the rnjA gene encoding ribonuclease J1 → MRVKNNEVAVFAIGGLHEIGKNMYCVQYQDEIVIMDCGIKFPEDDLLGINYVISDYSYLIKNRKKIKALVVSHGHEDHIGGIPFLLEKIPEIPVYATPLALALIKGKLEEHGILKTTELHEEHEDTVLKFKKLSVSFFRTTHSIPDTLGIAVHTPLGAVVFTGDFKFDLTPVMNQPAPDFQKMAQLGKEGVLALLSDSTNAEVSQFTKSERFVAQSIHDMITGIKGRIIFATFASNLYRVSTALQAAIDTGRKVAIFGRSMENGVQNGIDLGYLDVPEGLIVDADEINNIPPEKAMILCTGSQGEPLAALSRIANGTHRQISLQPNDTVIFSSNPIPGNTLSVNHLINKLMEGGANVIHGRVNNVHTSGHGGQEELKMMVRLVKPKYMIPVHGEYRMQVVHTELAQQAGVPADHTFVLSNGEVVCFSPEGSRIAGHIPAGDVYVDTSGTADVGNVVVHDRQILSKEGLVVAVATVDYKHKRVLAGPDILSRGFVYMRESTDLISQAQKHVYHVLRNEMAKSDRPKDSEIKRAIIENLSDFLYSKTERRPMILPMIIEKK, encoded by the coding sequence GTGCGAGTTAAAAATAATGAAGTAGCCGTTTTTGCAATTGGGGGATTGCATGAAATCGGTAAAAATATGTACTGTGTACAATATCAAGATGAAATTGTAATTATGGACTGTGGAATTAAGTTCCCAGAAGATGATTTACTTGGTATTAACTATGTTATTTCAGACTATTCTTACTTGATCAAAAACCGTAAGAAAATTAAAGCATTAGTAGTTAGTCACGGTCACGAAGATCACATTGGTGGGATTCCATTTTTACTTGAAAAAATTCCTGAAATCCCAGTATACGCCACTCCCCTAGCCCTTGCTTTAATCAAAGGTAAGCTAGAAGAACATGGTATTTTAAAGACTACTGAACTCCATGAAGAACATGAAGATACTGTTTTGAAATTTAAAAAGCTCTCTGTTAGCTTCTTCAGAACTACTCACTCAATTCCAGATACTTTAGGAATTGCTGTTCATACACCACTTGGTGCAGTTGTCTTTACGGGAGACTTTAAATTTGATTTGACTCCTGTCATGAATCAACCAGCTCCAGATTTCCAAAAAATGGCACAATTAGGTAAAGAAGGTGTTCTTGCCCTCTTATCTGATTCTACTAATGCGGAAGTTTCGCAATTTACTAAATCAGAGCGGTTTGTAGCTCAATCTATTCATGATATGATAACCGGAATTAAAGGTCGAATTATTTTTGCTACCTTTGCTTCTAACCTATATCGTGTTTCTACAGCTTTACAAGCTGCGATTGATACAGGAAGAAAAGTTGCTATTTTTGGACGAAGCATGGAAAATGGAGTTCAAAATGGTATTGATTTAGGATACCTTGACGTACCCGAAGGACTAATTGTAGACGCAGATGAAATTAACAATATTCCACCTGAAAAAGCAATGATCCTATGTACGGGTTCTCAAGGTGAACCCCTTGCAGCTTTATCTAGAATTGCAAATGGAACTCACCGTCAAATCAGTTTACAACCTAATGATACTGTCATCTTCTCTTCAAATCCAATTCCTGGAAACACCTTAAGTGTAAATCATTTAATTAACAAATTAATGGAAGGTGGAGCTAATGTTATTCACGGTCGTGTTAACAATGTCCACACTTCTGGACACGGTGGACAAGAAGAACTTAAGATGATGGTTCGTTTAGTCAAACCTAAATACATGATCCCAGTTCACGGGGAATATAGAATGCAAGTTGTTCATACTGAGTTAGCACAACAAGCTGGAGTTCCTGCTGATCATACCTTTGTCTTAAGTAATGGTGAAGTTGTATGTTTCAGTCCCGAAGGATCACGAATTGCAGGCCATATCCCTGCTGGCGATGTGTATGTAGACACTTCTGGTACTGCCGATGTTGGAAATGTAGTAGTTCATGATCGACAAATTCTTTCTAAAGAAGGACTAGTAGTTGCAGTCGCTACTGTTGACTATAAACATAAACGTGTATTAGCTGGCCCAGACATTCTTAGTCGTGGATTTGTATATATGCGCGAGTCTACTGATTTAATTAGTCAAGCTCAAAAGCATGTATACCACGTTCTCAGAAATGAAATGGCTAAGTCTGATCGACCAAAAGATAGCGAGATTAAAAGAGCTATCATTGAAAATCTTTCTGATTTCTTGTATTCAAAGACAGAGAGACGACCAATGATTTTACCAATGATCATTGAAAAGAAATAA
- the recD2 gene encoding SF1B family DNA helicase RecD2 translates to MSEFTGKVDSIIFENNENLFKILDIEIIGSLKDYSKDTIRVTGNFGDIQISGTYNFSGNLVMHNKFGLQFRVESYRQVMPHEESSLTKYLSSDKFPGIGYKSATVIIDELGLNALEVLKDNPAKIDTLSLSKKQKNSLLQGIQAMDSYSEIVLKLAQYGLNKKVANQFYKIYKGDTLAKLEENPYALVANVSGYNFNSADKLGKSLEIPLDDPRRIRGAVLQVLTENLVVEGNTYVDLKELLAKAAELLGSNDFDAIAAGINDLQHENKIVVDDDTAALQNIFETENEIANLLKQLIDRHQEESKYSEKEVTKAIEKIEKELNISYDDTQKLAIRNALTNPISILTGGPGTGKTTIVNGILKALRILAEIPKSALFSEDPPFLLAAPTGRAAKRMSEITGIAAKTIHRLLGIGIDGSGEEELNTLNGEILIVDEMSMVDMFLFKKLIASIDSTAHVVFVGDKDQLPSVGAGNVFSDLIDSNIFPTTQLKQIHRQGDESTIITLAHDINEGKNQDNIFKKTNNYSFISCQPNLMGDAISQIVKLALKRGFDKDDIQILSPMYHGNGGVIKLNDVVQEIMNPPKVNSKKIETHNEIFRIGDRILQLQNNPEKDIYNGQIGKVISINENNPKECLVAKFDDREVTFSKNDLHDLTRAYAITIHKSQGSEFPLVILTLTKQNSIMLKRNLLYTAITRAENNLVLLGEPEAYVKALSTPGNDRKTDLTRKLCRKLQVKPLNKDKEPTETKQEDYILTPDLIYSGEIDPMIGMDNIRLEKN, encoded by the coding sequence ATTTCTGGAACTTATAACTTTTCTGGAAACTTGGTAATGCATAATAAGTTTGGATTACAATTTCGTGTAGAAAGTTATCGACAAGTTATGCCTCATGAAGAAAGTAGTCTTACTAAATACTTAAGTTCAGATAAATTTCCAGGAATTGGATATAAAAGCGCAACTGTAATTATTGACGAATTAGGATTAAATGCTCTGGAAGTTTTAAAAGATAATCCAGCTAAAATTGATACATTATCTCTTTCAAAAAAGCAGAAAAACAGCTTGCTTCAAGGAATTCAAGCTATGGATTCTTATTCAGAAATTGTATTGAAGTTAGCTCAATATGGTTTAAATAAAAAAGTAGCAAATCAATTTTATAAGATTTATAAGGGTGATACTTTAGCTAAGCTTGAAGAAAATCCCTATGCTTTAGTGGCGAATGTATCAGGATATAATTTTAATTCTGCTGATAAACTAGGGAAGAGTTTAGAAATTCCTTTAGATGATCCACGACGAATTAGAGGAGCCGTTCTCCAAGTTTTGACGGAGAATCTTGTTGTTGAAGGTAATACTTATGTTGATCTTAAAGAGCTATTGGCTAAGGCTGCAGAGCTATTAGGAAGTAACGATTTTGATGCCATTGCTGCTGGTATTAATGATTTACAACATGAAAATAAGATTGTAGTAGATGATGATACCGCAGCTTTACAAAATATTTTTGAAACAGAAAATGAAATTGCTAATTTGTTGAAACAATTAATTGATCGACACCAAGAAGAATCAAAATATTCTGAAAAAGAAGTTACTAAGGCAATCGAAAAGATTGAAAAAGAGTTGAATATTAGTTATGATGATACGCAAAAATTAGCAATTAGAAATGCTTTGACTAATCCAATTTCAATTTTAACTGGGGGACCTGGTACTGGTAAAACCACTATTGTTAATGGAATTTTGAAAGCCTTAAGAATACTAGCCGAAATCCCTAAGTCAGCTTTATTCAGTGAAGATCCACCATTTTTACTGGCTGCTCCAACTGGGAGAGCCGCAAAAAGGATGAGTGAGATCACGGGTATTGCAGCTAAAACAATTCACCGCTTATTAGGGATTGGAATTGATGGTAGTGGAGAAGAGGAATTAAATACTTTAAATGGAGAAATCTTAATCGTTGATGAAATGTCAATGGTTGATATGTTTTTATTTAAAAAGTTGATTGCTAGCATTGATTCTACTGCCCATGTGGTATTTGTAGGAGACAAGGATCAATTGCCTTCAGTAGGTGCAGGAAATGTGTTTAGTGATTTGATCGATTCAAATATTTTTCCTACTACGCAGTTGAAGCAGATTCACCGTCAAGGAGATGAATCGACTATCATTACCCTGGCTCATGATATTAATGAGGGAAAGAATCAAGATAATATTTTTAAGAAAACGAATAATTATTCCTTTATTTCTTGTCAGCCGAATTTAATGGGGGATGCAATTAGTCAGATTGTAAAGTTAGCTTTGAAGCGTGGGTTTGATAAAGACGATATTCAAATTTTGAGTCCTATGTATCATGGTAATGGAGGAGTAATTAAGTTAAATGATGTGGTTCAAGAAATAATGAATCCTCCTAAAGTTAACAGCAAAAAAATAGAAACCCATAATGAAATTTTTCGAATTGGTGATCGTATTTTACAATTGCAAAATAATCCTGAAAAGGATATCTATAATGGGCAAATTGGAAAAGTTATTAGTATTAATGAAAACAATCCTAAAGAATGTTTAGTGGCAAAATTTGATGATCGAGAAGTCACCTTTAGTAAAAATGACTTGCATGATTTAACACGGGCCTATGCGATCACTATTCATAAGTCTCAGGGATCAGAATTTCCTTTAGTAATTTTAACTTTAACCAAACAAAATTCTATTATGCTTAAGCGAAATTTACTATATACTGCCATAACTCGTGCGGAAAATAATCTAGTCTTATTAGGCGAGCCGGAAGCTTATGTTAAAGCTCTAAGTACTCCAGGCAATGATCGAAAAACTGACTTAACTAGAAAATTATGCAGGAAGTTGCAGGTTAAACCTTTAAATAAAGATAAGGAGCCAACAGAAACTAAACAAGAGGATTATATTTTAACTCCAGATCTTATCTATTCAGGAGAAATCGATCCAATGATTGGAATGGATAATATTCGTCTAGAAAAAAATTAA
- a CDS encoding DUF1828 domain-containing protein, with translation MDNFIKNGIGEWVSTHTQVEQVANNTWSIATTQIDAYGDTVYCFVEKNGNLYKIGDDSHILFKLDPGETDRELYQTGMEVAIGAGFDFDEDTCEISVTTDKENLAQAIIRLAQLQVAISYLG, from the coding sequence ATGGATAATTTTATAAAAAATGGTATTGGAGAATGGGTAAGTACTCATACTCAAGTAGAACAAGTTGCGAATAATACTTGGTCAATTGCCACCACTCAAATTGATGCCTATGGTGATACAGTTTACTGTTTTGTTGAAAAAAATGGTAATCTTTACAAGATTGGTGATGATAGTCATATATTGTTTAAATTAGATCCTGGTGAAACTGATAGAGAACTTTATCAAACTGGGATGGAAGTAGCAATTGGTGCGGGATTTGATTTTGATGAGGATACTTGTGAAATTTCAGTGACTACAGATAAAGAAAATCTAGCACAAGCAATTATTCGATTGGCTCAATTACAGGTTGCAATTTCATATTTAGGCTAA
- a CDS encoding TetR/AcrR family transcriptional regulator: protein MDIRITNTKNRIQQGLLKCMAEKPFREIYSRDVIAKAEISSRTFYHYYSNKNEVLDDTEDELIQGLKKAMESDRKDIRKLDHLATNEEIIENFEIAFRETVDYWILNRTTFLTLLSENGDIGFLKKIYDATEKEFLVRTRITYGSDKKIKENKNFSFKVAIKNYVSSIIWTISYLLQYGDKLSPLEMRKIIGKIHVNSPVKLIQDQFK, encoded by the coding sequence GTGGATATTCGCATAACTAATACCAAAAATCGGATTCAGCAAGGCTTACTGAAATGTATGGCGGAAAAGCCTTTTCGCGAAATTTATAGTAGAGACGTTATTGCTAAAGCAGAAATTAGTTCTCGTACGTTTTATCATTATTATTCCAATAAAAATGAAGTCTTGGATGATACTGAAGATGAACTCATTCAAGGTTTAAAAAAGGCGATGGAATCTGATCGGAAAGATATACGAAAGTTAGATCATTTAGCAACTAATGAAGAAATTATAGAAAATTTTGAAATAGCTTTTCGTGAAACTGTTGATTATTGGATTCTAAATAGAACAACATTTTTAACACTTTTATCTGAAAATGGAGATATTGGCTTTCTAAAAAAGATTTATGATGCGACTGAGAAGGAATTTTTAGTTCGAACACGCATAACTTATGGAAGCGATAAAAAAATAAAAGAAAATAAGAATTTCTCTTTTAAAGTCGCCATTAAGAACTATGTGAGTTCAATTATTTGGACAATTTCTTATTTATTACAATATGGAGATAAACTTTCTCCTTTGGAAATGCGTAAAATTATAGGAAAAATTCACGTAAATTCTCCAGTCAAATTAATTCAGGATCAATTCAAGTAA